A part of Myxococcus landrumus genomic DNA contains:
- a CDS encoding GNAT family N-acetyltransferase — MSKSQVVVIDHRASELQAAFCEYVPRVFRTVDFRRWCEWGEWREEYRAFSVMEEGRVVANASVSRMCLWVEGREMEGYQLGAVGCVPERRGQGLSRVVMEAALDFCGSAPVMLFANKNVLGFYPRFGFVPREQRLFGVSLSVEPAGVLAPEVDLSEARAREALVALAAEGVAVTERFGARRHGHIATWYAAANFARPLRRLRDDAWVFAGVEDGVLHIEDVYAREVFDLRPHLGRLIDQPVKEVRFGFTPERWWPGAEVVGEDLEADLFVRNLRLPTGPDRFPVMART; from the coding sequence ATGTCGAAGTCCCAGGTCGTGGTCATCGACCACCGCGCTTCCGAGCTGCAGGCCGCCTTCTGCGAGTACGTGCCGCGAGTCTTCCGCACGGTCGACTTCCGTCGCTGGTGTGAGTGGGGAGAGTGGCGCGAGGAGTACCGGGCGTTCAGCGTGATGGAGGAAGGGCGCGTGGTGGCGAACGCCTCCGTGTCGCGGATGTGCCTGTGGGTGGAGGGGCGGGAGATGGAGGGGTACCAGCTCGGCGCGGTGGGTTGTGTGCCGGAGCGCAGGGGGCAGGGCTTGTCGCGAGTGGTGATGGAGGCGGCGCTCGACTTCTGTGGGAGCGCGCCGGTGATGTTGTTCGCGAACAAGAACGTGCTCGGGTTCTATCCGCGCTTTGGCTTCGTGCCTCGGGAGCAGCGGTTGTTCGGGGTGTCGTTGAGCGTGGAGCCCGCGGGGGTGTTGGCGCCGGAGGTGGACTTGTCGGAGGCGCGTGCGCGCGAGGCGTTGGTCGCGTTGGCGGCGGAAGGCGTGGCCGTGACGGAGCGCTTTGGAGCGCGGCGGCATGGGCACATCGCGACGTGGTACGCGGCGGCGAACTTCGCGCGGCCGCTGCGCCGGTTGCGAGACGATGCGTGGGTCTTCGCGGGTGTGGAGGATGGGGTGCTCCACATCGAGGATGTCTACGCGAGAGAGGTCTTCGACCTGCGGCCGCACCTGGGGCGGTTGATTGACCAGCCCGTGAAGGAGGTGCGGTTCGGCTTCACGCCCGAGCGCTGGTGGCCTGGAGCGGAGGTGGTGGGCGAGGACCTGGAGGCGGACCTCTTCGTGCGCAACCTTCGATTGCCCACGGGGCCGGATCGATTCCCGGTGATGGCTCGGACTTGA
- a CDS encoding DUF3142 domain-containing protein — protein MSRGRFILLLLCTTLACVPTSEPPRVVLWAWERPEDLRFLEGQPVDVAFLLATVELTDTATIVRSRRQPLRMPAGMVPRATVRLEMREGASLARFKPERISQLADQLITLAVRPDATGLQLDFDARESEYDAYLSLLQTLRERLPSTHRLSITGLASWCVPGSWVTRAPVDEVVPQLFRMGPESAVWRRRFAREIPLPCQGSVGLAFDEPRAVPPGTRTLYVFNPKPWTSADYARIVAELSP, from the coding sequence GTGAGTCGTGGCAGGTTCATCCTTCTCTTGCTGTGCACGACGCTCGCGTGTGTCCCGACGTCCGAGCCACCTCGCGTGGTGCTCTGGGCCTGGGAGCGGCCGGAGGACCTGCGGTTCCTGGAGGGACAGCCCGTCGACGTGGCGTTCCTGTTGGCGACCGTGGAGCTGACCGACACGGCGACCATCGTCCGCTCGCGCCGGCAACCGCTGCGCATGCCTGCGGGCATGGTGCCCCGAGCCACGGTGAGGTTGGAGATGCGCGAGGGAGCGTCCCTCGCGCGCTTCAAGCCAGAGCGCATCTCCCAGCTCGCGGACCAGCTCATCACCCTCGCGGTCCGGCCCGATGCCACGGGCTTGCAGCTCGACTTCGACGCACGAGAGTCCGAGTACGACGCCTATCTCTCACTGCTCCAGACGTTGCGAGAGCGACTGCCGTCGACTCACCGGCTGTCCATCACAGGGCTGGCTTCGTGGTGTGTGCCGGGGAGCTGGGTGACGCGTGCGCCCGTGGACGAGGTGGTGCCACAGCTCTTCCGCATGGGTCCGGAGTCCGCTGTCTGGCGGCGCCGTTTCGCGCGAGAGATTCCCCTGCCCTGCCAGGGCAGCGTGGGGCTCGCATTCGATGAACCCCGCGCGGTGCCTCCAGGAACCCGCACCCTCTACGTCTTCAATCCGAAGCCGTGGACCTCCGCCGACTACGCTCGAATCGTCGCGGAGCTGTCGCCGTAA